A genomic segment from Marinobacter bohaiensis encodes:
- a CDS encoding efflux RND transporter permease subunit: MILSDVSIKRPVFATVISLLILVFGIAALRGLPVREYPDIDPPQVSIATDYTGAAAEVVDTQITQVIEGAISGVEGIRSIESSTEQGESRTSIEFTTDRDIDVAANDVRDAIARVADELPDEADAPVVRKADSDARPMMWVTLQSDEWDAAQLSDFAERVLADRLSVLDGVADVQIGGERRYAIRVWLQREKLASHDITVSEVESALRANNVELPAGSIESTNRDFTVRAEGRLSTVDEFRNLVVRRDGNDLLRLGEVANVVMGVESDTSRLRANGRTAIGMGIIRQSKANTVAVSDRVRAEMEHIRETLPPEVSIRQSYDESIFIRASIQEVMITLGIAISLVILVIFVFLRSWRATLIPAVTIPVAVIGAFIGLGIMGFSINVLTLLAIILAIGLVVDDAIVMLENIQRRIDNGEPPLLASYLGARQVAFAVIATTLTLVAVFVPISFMGGNIGRLFGEFGFTLASAVIVSSLVALTLAPMLCSKWLRHSPETAEGHRLWAFSERLFNGLNRGYERLLKFSLRQPGLVLGLGLAGILLSAVIFPSLPQELAPTEDRGVIIMPTKAPRGSTVEYTDHHVRQIEERLLPYIEEGVADRLLAIVGFREEADNAFLILGLTDWAERDIKQQDLSAQLFPKLAEVPGVRSVAVNPPGLGQRGFNQPIEFVIGGPDYDTVQAWSEEILERAKQNPNLLNLETDFELTRPELRVSLDRQRAADLDVTVQDVGNTLQTMLASRQVTSYIDRGREYDVILQAADADRATPSDLNNIFLRPRDGGELIPLGALVNLQEIGANPDLRRIDRLPAVVISGSLAPGYDLGSALAYMNQLAVDNLPPEARISYKGLSREFEESSNAIYITFVLAFIIVFLVLAAQFESWIHPLIIMLSVPLAVTGALMALWWSGISLNIYSQIGIIMLLGLMAKNGILIVEFANQLRDEGRSVHDAIVEGAILRFRPVLMTTISTIFGAVPLVIATGAGAESRAAIGAVVLGGLIFATTLTLFIIPVLYNLIARFAKSTNAVEKALEAEIRGQGSTGTLAGSVQSPRRDET, from the coding sequence ATGATCCTCTCCGATGTGTCCATCAAGCGACCGGTATTCGCCACGGTCATCAGCCTGTTGATCCTGGTGTTCGGCATCGCCGCCCTGCGCGGGCTCCCGGTGCGTGAATACCCCGACATCGACCCGCCCCAGGTGTCCATCGCCACCGACTACACCGGCGCGGCCGCGGAAGTGGTGGACACCCAGATCACCCAGGTGATCGAGGGTGCCATCAGTGGCGTCGAGGGTATCCGTTCCATCGAGTCCAGTACCGAGCAGGGCGAGTCCCGCACCTCCATCGAATTCACCACCGACCGCGACATCGACGTGGCCGCCAACGACGTGCGCGATGCCATCGCCCGGGTGGCCGACGAATTGCCGGACGAGGCCGACGCGCCGGTGGTGCGCAAGGCGGATTCCGACGCCCGCCCGATGATGTGGGTCACCCTGCAGAGCGACGAGTGGGACGCCGCCCAGCTCAGCGATTTCGCGGAGCGGGTGCTGGCCGACCGGCTGTCGGTGCTGGACGGGGTGGCGGACGTGCAGATCGGCGGCGAGCGCCGCTACGCCATCCGCGTCTGGCTGCAGCGGGAGAAGCTGGCGTCCCACGACATCACCGTGTCGGAGGTGGAATCGGCCCTGCGCGCCAATAACGTGGAATTGCCGGCCGGGTCCATTGAGTCCACCAACCGCGACTTCACCGTGCGCGCCGAGGGGCGCTTATCCACCGTGGACGAGTTCCGCAACCTGGTGGTCCGCCGCGACGGCAACGACCTGCTGCGCCTGGGCGAAGTGGCCAATGTGGTGATGGGGGTGGAATCCGATACCAGCCGCCTGCGCGCCAACGGCCGTACCGCTATCGGCATGGGCATCATCCGCCAGTCCAAGGCCAACACCGTGGCCGTGTCCGACCGGGTGCGGGCGGAAATGGAGCACATCCGCGAAACTCTGCCACCGGAAGTGTCGATCCGCCAGAGCTACGACGAGTCCATCTTCATCCGCGCCTCCATCCAGGAGGTGATGATCACGCTGGGCATCGCCATCTCCCTGGTCATCCTGGTGATCTTCGTGTTCCTGCGTTCCTGGCGCGCCACCCTGATTCCGGCGGTGACCATCCCCGTGGCGGTGATCGGCGCCTTCATCGGCCTGGGCATCATGGGCTTTTCCATCAACGTGCTGACGCTGCTGGCGATTATCCTCGCCATCGGCCTGGTGGTGGACGACGCCATCGTCATGCTGGAGAACATCCAGCGCCGCATCGACAACGGCGAACCGCCGCTGCTGGCGTCCTATCTGGGGGCGCGGCAGGTGGCCTTCGCCGTGATCGCCACCACCCTGACGCTGGTGGCGGTGTTCGTGCCCATTTCGTTCATGGGCGGCAACATCGGCCGGCTGTTCGGGGAATTCGGCTTTACCCTGGCCAGCGCGGTGATCGTCTCCAGCCTGGTGGCGCTGACCCTGGCGCCGATGCTCTGCTCCAAGTGGCTCAGGCACAGCCCGGAAACCGCCGAGGGCCATCGCCTGTGGGCGTTCTCCGAGCGTCTGTTCAACGGCCTCAACCGGGGCTACGAACGCCTGCTCAAATTCTCCCTGCGCCAGCCGGGCCTGGTCCTGGGGCTGGGCCTGGCGGGCATCCTGCTGTCGGCGGTGATTTTCCCCAGCCTGCCCCAGGAGCTGGCACCCACCGAGGATCGCGGCGTGATCATCATGCCCACCAAGGCGCCGCGCGGATCGACGGTGGAGTACACTGATCATCACGTGCGCCAGATCGAGGAACGCCTGTTGCCCTACATCGAAGAAGGTGTGGCGGACCGGTTGCTGGCCATCGTGGGTTTTCGAGAGGAGGCGGATAACGCCTTCCTGATCCTGGGGCTGACGGACTGGGCCGAGCGCGACATCAAGCAGCAGGACTTGAGTGCCCAGCTGTTTCCCAAGCTGGCGGAAGTGCCCGGCGTGCGCTCGGTGGCGGTCAACCCGCCGGGGTTGGGGCAGCGCGGTTTCAATCAGCCCATCGAGTTCGTGATCGGCGGGCCGGATTACGACACGGTGCAGGCCTGGAGCGAGGAAATCCTGGAACGGGCCAAGCAGAATCCCAATCTGCTCAACCTGGAGACCGACTTCGAGCTGACCCGGCCGGAGCTGCGGGTCAGCCTGGATCGCCAGCGTGCCGCCGATCTCGACGTTACCGTGCAGGATGTGGGCAACACCCTGCAGACCATGCTGGCTTCGCGGCAGGTGACCTCTTACATTGACCGGGGCCGGGAGTACGACGTGATCCTGCAGGCGGCGGACGCCGACCGGGCCACGCCGTCGGACCTGAACAACATCTTCCTGCGACCCCGGGACGGCGGCGAGCTGATTCCGCTGGGGGCGCTGGTCAACCTGCAGGAAATCGGCGCCAACCCGGACCTGCGCCGCATCGACCGGCTGCCGGCGGTGGTGATCAGCGGTTCGCTGGCGCCGGGCTACGACCTGGGGTCGGCCCTGGCCTACATGAACCAGCTGGCTGTGGATAACCTGCCGCCGGAGGCGCGCATTAGCTACAAGGGCCTGAGCCGGGAGTTCGAGGAATCCTCCAACGCCATCTACATCACCTTCGTGCTGGCGTTCATCATTGTCTTCCTGGTGTTGGCGGCCCAGTTCGAGAGCTGGATCCACCCGCTGATCATCATGCTGTCGGTGCCGCTGGCGGTCACCGGCGCGCTCATGGCCCTTTGGTGGTCCGGCATCAGCCTGAACATCTACAGCCAGATCGGGATCATCATGCTGCTGGGGCTGATGGCCAAGAACGGTATCCTGATCGTGGAGTTCGCCAACCAGTTGCGGGATGAGGGCCGTAGCGTCCACGACGCCATCGTCGAAGGCGCCATCCTGCGCTTCCGGCCGGTGCTGATGACCACCATTTCCACCATTTTCGGCGCGGTGCCGCTGGTGATCGCCACCGGCGCGGGCGCGGAAAGTCGG
- a CDS encoding efflux RND transporter periplasmic adaptor subunit, whose amino-acid sequence MGKQILIAVAVLVIAAAGAGGVWWQQRTEASGQQAARPASKVNVVYPRMAEVQDVVESVGTLQAREDVVLSAEVSGRVVALAFNEGAAVDKGQLLVQLDDRQARADLQVAEAQLRDARTKYDRASRLQGRGSISQSEVDELRTALSVAEAQRIAASTRLDNHRIGAPFAGVVGLTDVSVGTYLDAGDSIATLDAIDPMELTFSIPERYLGQISMGQTLRAGTAAYAGRSFDGALSEMDSRLNPLTRSLPVKAVIDNPDGVLRPGLFMAVSLTLDTRRALVIPEQAVMTRGDSQYVFLAVDGQARRQPVELGTRSPGRVEVASGLSESDAVVITGQDRLSSGDAVEVIEGENALIGGGWPDRQEG is encoded by the coding sequence ATGGGAAAACAGATCCTGATCGCAGTGGCCGTCCTGGTCATTGCCGCGGCCGGCGCCGGTGGCGTCTGGTGGCAGCAGCGCACCGAGGCGTCGGGCCAGCAGGCGGCCCGACCCGCCAGCAAGGTGAACGTGGTCTATCCGCGCATGGCCGAGGTGCAGGATGTGGTGGAATCCGTCGGTACCCTGCAGGCGCGTGAGGATGTGGTGCTCAGTGCCGAAGTCAGCGGTCGGGTGGTGGCGCTGGCTTTTAACGAGGGCGCCGCTGTGGATAAGGGGCAGCTGCTGGTCCAGCTCGACGACCGCCAGGCCCGCGCCGACCTGCAGGTGGCCGAAGCCCAGCTGCGCGATGCCCGCACCAAGTACGATCGCGCCTCGCGCCTGCAGGGCCGCGGCAGTATTTCCCAGTCCGAGGTGGACGAGTTGCGCACCGCCCTGAGCGTCGCGGAGGCCCAGCGTATCGCCGCCAGCACCCGCCTGGATAACCACCGCATCGGGGCGCCGTTTGCCGGTGTGGTTGGCCTCACCGATGTCAGTGTCGGCACCTACCTGGATGCCGGCGACAGCATCGCCACCCTGGATGCCATCGACCCGATGGAGCTGACGTTTTCCATTCCCGAGCGTTACCTGGGCCAGATCAGCATGGGCCAGACGCTGCGGGCGGGTACCGCCGCCTACGCCGGGCGTTCTTTCGACGGCGCCCTGTCGGAAATGGACTCCCGGCTTAACCCCCTGACCCGCTCGCTGCCGGTCAAGGCGGTGATCGACAACCCGGACGGTGTGTTGCGGCCGGGACTGTTCATGGCCGTGTCCCTGACCCTGGACACCCGCCGTGCGCTGGTGATTCCCGAGCAGGCGGTGATGACCCGCGGCGACAGCCAGTACGTCTTCCTCGCCGTGGACGGCCAGGCCCGGCGCCAGCCGGTGGAGCTGGGCACCCGCTCGCCCGGCCGGGTGGAAGTAGCCAGCGGCCTGAGCGAATCCGATGCCGTGGTCATTACCGGCCAGGATCGACTCAGCAGCGGCGACGCCGTGGAAGTCATCGAAGGCGAGAACGCCCTGATCGGCGGTGGCTGGCCGGACCGTCAGGAAGGCTGA
- a CDS encoding DUF3833 domain-containing protein has translation MRRLGARLALVVALLITAGCVSPSLNDYAGREPTLSPRGFFNGALTARGVVKDYSGTVIRTFDADIEASWDSAGVGTLDEVFRFDDGEVQTRTWTLTPDGDGYRATAGDVVEPGHMSWRGNAIHMNYVLRVPYGDDTIDVRMDDWMIAVTPDTVINETRMSKWGVTVGELVLVIQRRSP, from the coding sequence ATGAGACGTCTGGGAGCACGGCTGGCACTGGTGGTTGCCCTGTTGATCACGGCCGGTTGCGTCAGTCCGTCCCTGAACGATTACGCCGGGCGCGAGCCGACACTCTCCCCGCGCGGATTTTTCAACGGCGCACTGACGGCCCGGGGCGTGGTCAAAGACTACAGCGGCACGGTCATCCGCACCTTCGACGCGGATATCGAAGCCAGTTGGGACAGTGCGGGTGTGGGCACGCTGGACGAGGTATTCCGCTTCGATGACGGCGAGGTGCAGACCCGCACCTGGACGCTGACCCCGGACGGCGATGGCTATCGGGCGACCGCCGGGGACGTGGTGGAACCGGGACACATGAGCTGGCGCGGCAACGCCATCCACATGAACTACGTGCTGCGAGTGCCGTACGGGGACGACACCATCGATGTCCGCATGGACGACTGGATGATTGCCGTCACGCCGGACACGGTGATCAACGAAACCCGCATGAGCAAGTGGGGCGTGACGGTGGGCGAGCTGGTGCTGGTGATCCAGCGGCGGAGCCCCTGA
- a CDS encoding acyl-CoA dehydrogenase C-terminal domain-containing protein — protein MPTYKAPVRDIKFLLNEVFDYPKHYASLKAGEQATPDIVDAILTECAKFCEEVLSPLYQSGDAEGCKLENGEVTTPSGYKEAYQQYVMGGWQGLSAPEELGGQGLPASMGLLKQEMMGTANWSFSMYPGLSLGAMNTIQLHGDDQQKQTYLVPLTEGRWAGTMCLTEPQCGTDLGQVKTRAEPQADGSYRITGTKIFISSGDHDLTENIVHVVLARLPDAPRGTKGISLFIVPKFLPDADGGVGERNGVSCGSLEKKMGIKASATCVMNFDDATGYLIGPENEGLNCMFTFMNTARIGTAIQGVGPAELSYQWALDYARDRRSMRALSGKKEPDQVADSLIHHADVRRMLLTQKAIAEGGRAMLYYSARLADHMVEGHLDGDDKKVETYDDKLGFLTPILKGFLTEMGYEAANLGMQVFGGHGYISEHGMEQIVRDTRIATLYEGTTGIQALDLLGRKVMLMTQGGAVREFTLRVSNFARKHVTNKALRPYAWELLKLAAQWNLLTVRLMLAARKDRDVISAAAHDFLMFSGYVTMAYMWARMAVVAHERLEKGGEESEDFYRAKLATAEFYYDRLLPRAQAHATSMLTPTRNLMQLNADDMTFTH, from the coding sequence ATGCCGACCTACAAGGCGCCTGTGCGCGATATCAAATTCCTGTTGAATGAAGTGTTCGACTATCCAAAACACTACGCGTCGCTCAAAGCCGGCGAGCAGGCGACGCCGGACATCGTCGACGCCATTCTCACCGAGTGCGCGAAGTTCTGTGAGGAAGTCCTGAGCCCCCTGTACCAGTCCGGCGACGCCGAGGGCTGCAAGCTGGAAAACGGCGAAGTGACCACGCCGTCCGGCTACAAGGAGGCCTACCAGCAGTACGTGATGGGCGGCTGGCAGGGTTTGTCGGCGCCGGAAGAGCTTGGCGGCCAGGGCCTGCCCGCCTCCATGGGTCTGCTCAAGCAGGAAATGATGGGCACCGCCAACTGGTCGTTCAGCATGTACCCGGGGCTGTCCCTGGGCGCCATGAACACCATCCAGCTGCACGGCGACGATCAGCAGAAGCAAACCTACCTGGTGCCCCTGACCGAGGGTCGCTGGGCCGGCACCATGTGCCTGACCGAACCCCAGTGCGGCACCGACCTGGGCCAGGTCAAGACCCGTGCCGAGCCCCAGGCCGACGGCAGCTACCGGATCACCGGTACCAAGATCTTTATTTCGTCCGGCGACCACGACCTGACCGAGAACATCGTCCACGTGGTTTTGGCGCGCCTGCCGGACGCCCCGAGGGGCACCAAGGGCATCTCCCTGTTCATCGTGCCCAAGTTCCTGCCGGATGCCGACGGTGGCGTGGGCGAACGCAACGGCGTCAGCTGCGGCAGCCTGGAAAAGAAAATGGGCATCAAGGCCTCCGCCACCTGCGTCATGAATTTCGACGACGCCACCGGCTACCTGATCGGCCCGGAGAACGAAGGCCTGAACTGCATGTTCACCTTCATGAACACGGCCCGCATAGGCACCGCCATCCAGGGCGTGGGGCCGGCGGAGCTGTCGTACCAGTGGGCGCTCGACTACGCCAGGGACCGGCGCTCCATGCGCGCCCTGTCCGGCAAGAAGGAACCGGACCAGGTGGCCGATAGCCTGATCCACCACGCCGACGTGCGGCGCATGCTGCTCACCCAGAAGGCCATCGCCGAGGGCGGCCGGGCCATGCTCTATTACTCCGCGCGCCTGGCGGACCACATGGTCGAAGGTCACCTGGACGGCGATGACAAGAAGGTCGAGACCTACGACGACAAGCTCGGCTTCCTGACCCCGATCCTCAAGGGCTTCCTGACCGAGATGGGGTACGAGGCGGCCAACCTGGGGATGCAGGTGTTCGGTGGCCACGGCTACATCAGCGAGCACGGCATGGAACAGATCGTGCGCGATACCCGCATCGCCACCCTGTACGAGGGCACCACCGGCATCCAGGCGCTGGACCTGCTGGGCCGCAAGGTGATGCTGATGACCCAGGGCGGCGCGGTGCGCGAGTTCACCCTGCGGGTCTCCAACTTCGCGCGCAAACACGTGACCAACAAGGCCTTGCGTCCCTACGCCTGGGAGCTGCTCAAGCTGGCCGCCCAGTGGAACCTGCTGACGGTTCGCCTGATGCTGGCGGCGCGCAAGGACCGGGACGTGATCAGCGCCGCCGCCCACGACTTCCTGATGTTCAGCGGCTACGTGACCATGGCCTACATGTGGGCGCGCATGGCGGTGGTGGCCCATGAACGCCTGGAGAAAGGCGGCGAAGAGTCCGAGGATTTTTACCGCGCCAAGCTGGCCACCGCGGAGTTCTACTACGACCGCCTGCTGCCCCGCGCCCAGGCCCACGCCACCAGCATGCTGACCCCCACCCGCAACCTGATGCAGCTGAATGCGGACGACATGACCTTTACCCACTGA
- the thpD gene encoding ectoine hydroxylase, translated as MDIRSDDFYPTRLERPQARFDRLDPVIHSQGSARQDGPLSETELARYERDGFLVFDRFLDETTVRRFREDLRRYEDDEAILRSEGTITEPGKQEIRSIFSIHELSDRFDRLTRDPRILDMVHQLLGSDAYIHQSRINYKPGFHGKGFDWHSDFETWHAEDGMPRMRAVSFSIALTDNTPFNGPLMLVPGSHRQFIPCVGRTPEDNYQSSLKKQELGVPSQGDLNDMIDRQGIQAPTGPAGSLIIFECNTLHGSNANMSPWPRSNLFFVYNSVENRLEAPFCGNKSRPDFLGSRANTEALTPLSQDPLTRVG; from the coding sequence ATGGACATTCGATCTGACGACTTTTATCCCACCCGCCTGGAACGTCCACAAGCACGCTTCGACCGGCTCGATCCGGTTATCCACAGCCAGGGCAGCGCCCGCCAGGACGGCCCCCTGAGCGAAACCGAACTGGCCCGGTACGAGCGCGACGGGTTCCTGGTGTTCGACCGCTTCCTCGACGAAACCACCGTCCGGAGATTCCGCGAGGACCTGCGCCGGTATGAGGACGACGAGGCGATCCTGCGGTCCGAGGGCACCATCACCGAACCCGGCAAGCAGGAAATCCGCTCGATATTCAGCATTCATGAGCTGTCCGACCGCTTCGACCGCCTGACCCGCGATCCACGCATCCTCGACATGGTGCATCAATTGTTGGGCAGCGACGCTTACATCCACCAGTCCCGCATCAACTACAAGCCCGGTTTTCACGGCAAGGGCTTCGACTGGCACTCGGACTTCGAAACCTGGCACGCCGAAGACGGCATGCCGCGCATGCGCGCCGTCAGCTTTTCCATCGCCCTGACGGACAACACCCCGTTCAACGGCCCGCTGATGCTGGTCCCCGGTTCCCACAGGCAGTTTATCCCCTGCGTCGGCCGCACCCCGGAGGACAACTATCAATCCTCCCTGAAAAAGCAGGAACTGGGCGTGCCCAGCCAGGGTGACCTGAACGACATGATCGACCGCCAGGGCATCCAGGCGCCCACCGGTCCCGCCGGCTCGCTGATCATTTTCGAGTGCAACACGCTGCATGGCTCGAACGCCAACATGTCCCCCTGGCCGCGCAGTAATCTGTTTTTCGTCTACAACAGTGTGGAAAACCGCCTTGAAGCGCCGTTCTGCGGCAACAAATCACGCCCCGACTTCCTGGGCAGCCGTGCCAATACCGAGGCACTGACGCCCTTATCGCAGGACCCACTGACCCGGGTCGGATAA
- a CDS encoding sulfite exporter TauE/SafE family protein has product MMEMILACSGLGIVAGILAGMLGIGGGVVIVPALVMILAGQGFPADYIVISAVATSLCTIIFTSISAARAQIKRQAVDWSIFRRWALLVVAGSFLSGFIAGQLPPVVLEVGIACFLLLVSIIMLSKWTPNPSRSMPGPVGTSVLGLFSGTLSGLAGIGGGNVMVPLMVFFNVPMQRAVATSSTLGLPLALVGTIGYVISGWNTTITDGSLGYVYLPAAALIAGFTVITAPLGVALSHRIPAPTLKRCFGALLFLVATRMLINAL; this is encoded by the coding sequence ATGATGGAAATGATTCTGGCCTGTTCCGGCCTGGGTATCGTGGCCGGCATCCTGGCCGGCATGTTGGGCATCGGCGGGGGCGTGGTCATCGTTCCGGCGCTGGTGATGATCCTGGCCGGTCAGGGCTTTCCCGCCGATTACATCGTGATCTCGGCGGTTGCCACCTCCCTGTGTACGATTATCTTTACGTCCATCTCGGCGGCCCGGGCCCAGATCAAACGCCAGGCCGTGGACTGGTCGATCTTCCGGCGCTGGGCCCTGCTGGTGGTCGCAGGCAGCTTCCTGAGCGGCTTTATTGCCGGTCAGTTGCCGCCGGTGGTGCTGGAGGTGGGCATTGCCTGCTTCCTGTTGCTGGTGTCGATCATCATGCTCAGCAAGTGGACACCCAATCCGTCCCGCTCGATGCCGGGGCCGGTCGGCACCTCGGTGCTGGGGCTGTTCAGTGGAACGCTATCGGGTCTGGCGGGGATTGGTGGTGGCAATGTGATGGTGCCGCTGATGGTGTTCTTTAACGTGCCCATGCAGCGGGCCGTGGCCACCTCCAGCACCCTGGGGCTGCCCCTGGCGCTGGTCGGGACCATCGGCTATGTGATCTCCGGCTGGAATACGACCATCACGGACGGGTCGCTGGGCTACGTTTACCTACCTGCCGCGGCGCTGATCGCTGGCTTTACCGTGATCACCGCGCCGCTCGGCGTGGCGTTGAGTCACCGCATTCCCGCGCCGACCCTCAAACGCTGTTTCGGTGCGCTGCTGTTCCTGGTCGCGACGCGGATGCTGATCAACGCGCTCTGA
- a CDS encoding gamma-glutamyltransferase family protein, which yields MAILDAGGSAIDAALAASATLCAVYPHMTGLGGDAMWLLSDGHRVDAILGLGQAGQRLPDGGGISERGPASAATTAGALRSWSMAHDWSRHRWHSRMTWPDLLESAIGLAEQGCGVSASQVFWQQQRAELIADLPDLHRLCYNRAGHLLHEGDRLRQPQLAATLRRLAAAGVDDFYDGDIGDALAEGFAALGNGLNRTDLRRTVAQRVEPLRIRYRQGSLFNIPPPSQGLYTLRALHALDRIDLAGLPNLGADYYHYLVEAIKQQLVNRNRELCDPRWSGLDGLSQLSTAQADADVARIDPGRAVHWREPAQPADTVWLAASDRNGRTACLIQSLFHDFGSGCLVGDTGVLWLNRAAGFHPDPKHPNCWAAGKRPAHTLNPSCYLADDGEQLYFGTQGGDGQPQTQMVLATQLIDHRQSLEAALHAPRFLQGRSFFGSTENLKLEEPAGHDVARSLRARGHDVEWLPELSPFSGQAGAIRVRPNGVREAMHDPRGQGTGLGQSTETMEEKP from the coding sequence TTGGCCATCCTTGACGCCGGTGGCAGTGCCATTGATGCGGCTCTGGCCGCCAGCGCCACGCTCTGTGCCGTTTATCCACACATGACCGGGTTAGGCGGCGACGCCATGTGGCTGCTCAGTGACGGGCACCGGGTGGACGCCATCCTGGGTCTCGGTCAGGCCGGCCAGCGCCTGCCGGATGGCGGCGGGATCAGCGAACGGGGGCCGGCGTCGGCCGCCACGACCGCCGGCGCCCTGCGCAGCTGGTCGATGGCCCACGACTGGAGCCGCCATCGCTGGCACTCGCGAATGACCTGGCCGGATCTGCTGGAATCCGCCATTGGGCTGGCGGAACAGGGCTGTGGCGTGTCCGCCAGCCAGGTGTTCTGGCAGCAGCAGCGTGCCGAGCTGATTGCCGACCTGCCTGACCTGCACAGGCTCTGCTACAACCGCGCAGGACATCTGCTCCACGAAGGCGACCGCCTGCGCCAGCCGCAATTGGCCGCGACCTTGCGTCGCCTGGCTGCGGCCGGTGTGGACGACTTCTACGACGGCGACATCGGTGACGCCCTGGCCGAGGGGTTTGCGGCCCTGGGCAACGGCCTGAACCGGACCGACTTGAGACGAACAGTGGCCCAGCGGGTCGAGCCGCTGCGTATTCGCTACCGGCAGGGCTCACTGTTTAATATACCGCCGCCCAGCCAGGGCCTGTACACTTTGCGCGCGCTGCACGCACTGGATCGCATCGACCTGGCCGGCCTGCCCAACCTGGGAGCCGATTACTATCACTACCTGGTCGAAGCCATCAAGCAACAGCTGGTGAATCGCAACCGCGAGCTGTGCGATCCGCGGTGGTCCGGGCTGGATGGCCTGTCTCAGTTATCCACAGCGCAGGCGGATGCCGACGTTGCTCGCATTGACCCCGGGCGCGCCGTCCACTGGCGGGAACCCGCGCAACCGGCGGACACGGTCTGGTTGGCCGCCAGCGACCGCAACGGACGTACCGCCTGCCTGATCCAGAGCCTGTTTCACGATTTCGGGTCCGGCTGTTTGGTGGGCGACACCGGCGTACTGTGGCTGAACCGGGCGGCGGGCTTCCATCCTGACCCGAAGCATCCAAACTGCTGGGCGGCGGGGAAGCGGCCCGCGCACACGCTGAACCCGTCCTGCTACCTGGCAGACGATGGCGAACAGCTTTACTTCGGCACCCAGGGCGGCGACGGTCAGCCCCAGACACAGATGGTACTGGCGACGCAACTGATCGACCATCGCCAGTCCCTGGAAGCGGCCCTTCACGCGCCGCGGTTTCTGCAGGGCCGCAGTTTCTTTGGCAGCACCGAGAACCTGAAACTGGAAGAGCCGGCCGGCCATGATGTGGCCAGGTCGTTGAGAGCACGAGGCCACGACGTGGAATGGCTGCCCGAACTCAGCCCGTTCTCCGGCCAGGCCGGGGCGATCCGGGTGCGTCCGAATGGCGTCCGGGAAGCGATGCATGATCCACGAGGCCAGGGAACCGGTCTGGGCCAATCCACTGAAACAATGGAAGAAAAACCATGA
- a CDS encoding GntR family transcriptional regulator, translating into MTSEPTVRKGTVVDAIVQTLADDIVSGRLVPGTKLDAQGMAERFGVSRTPIRETFGHLAAMGLVTHRPNRGVVVATLSPEALTDLYEAMAELEAALARLATLRMNREQRERLQQIHRDSVHLVRDGCTDAYARFNQTFHDLIFEAAQSPQLQDLAIATRTRLAPFRRAQFRLHNRMSRSWEEHEAIVQAVVAGDADGVARLMRLHVQTVSAMTAEFVAEHRPPGQASSASGA; encoded by the coding sequence ATGACTTCAGAACCCACCGTGCGCAAGGGAACCGTGGTGGACGCGATCGTCCAGACTTTGGCCGATGACATTGTCAGCGGCCGCCTGGTTCCCGGCACCAAGCTGGATGCTCAGGGCATGGCCGAGCGCTTTGGCGTCTCGCGGACGCCCATCCGGGAGACCTTCGGTCACCTGGCGGCGATGGGCCTAGTGACCCACCGTCCCAATCGCGGGGTGGTGGTGGCAACCCTGTCCCCCGAAGCGCTGACCGACCTGTACGAAGCCATGGCAGAGCTGGAGGCGGCCCTGGCGCGGCTGGCAACGCTGCGTATGAACCGGGAGCAGCGCGAACGCCTGCAACAGATCCATCGGGATTCGGTACACCTGGTGCGCGATGGCTGTACCGATGCCTACGCCCGCTTCAACCAGACGTTCCACGACCTGATCTTCGAGGCGGCGCAGAGCCCGCAGCTGCAGGACCTGGCGATCGCCACCCGCACCCGGCTGGCGCCATTCCGCCGGGCCCAGTTCCGGCTGCACAACCGCATGAGCCGTTCCTGGGAAGAGCATGAGGCCATCGTCCAGGCCGTCGTCGCGGGCGACGCGGATGGCGTGGCGCGGCTGATGCGCCTGCATGTCCAGACGGTCAGCGCCATGACGGCTGAGTTTGTTGCCGAGCACCGGCCGCCGGGACAGGCGTCCTCGGCGAGTGGGGCGTGA